A DNA window from Niabella yanshanensis contains the following coding sequences:
- a CDS encoding flavin monoamine oxidase family protein, with translation MSAVATIKKKPAVICIGAGLAGLSAAYALKQKGYEVALLESRDRIGGRVFSHQITDQLVIELGGEWVGNSHSRIRELCGQFKLDLVNNQMNTHLIYKGTYAPAGSWDFSEAWNKKWDQLLKGYADLTDKDKQYLDQYDWWRYLVNNGCDGRDLEIKELLDSTDFGESIRQVSAFAALAEYAESSEKNEMDLKIKGGNQQLAIKLANAIGRENILLGCTVMKVDQADKVTITSADGRQFTADKLICAIPTFAMSKINWSPVLPPEKLQAINALQYARINKHAVLFKRRFWKEDGFDMVTDQLPHYFYHATKGQPGAEGVLISYSIGDKAAVVANQNDIMNARTIADTLQPLTKDAAYLIRKQVNYYWGNDAVSRGAYALYGPGQWFSLRPILSRPFKHVHFAGEHLADWQGFMEGAINTGEEAAFQIMS, from the coding sequence GTGAGTGCTGTTGCAACAATCAAAAAGAAACCAGCCGTTATTTGTATCGGCGCCGGGCTGGCCGGCCTTTCCGCTGCATATGCTTTAAAGCAAAAAGGCTACGAGGTTGCGTTGTTAGAATCGAGAGACCGGATAGGGGGGCGTGTGTTTTCGCATCAAATTACTGATCAGCTGGTGATTGAGCTGGGTGGCGAATGGGTAGGCAATTCGCATAGTCGTATCCGGGAACTATGCGGACAGTTTAAGCTGGATCTGGTCAATAATCAAATGAATACCCATTTGATTTATAAAGGCACTTATGCTCCTGCAGGAAGTTGGGATTTTAGCGAAGCCTGGAATAAAAAATGGGATCAATTGCTAAAAGGCTATGCTGATTTAACCGATAAGGATAAGCAGTATCTGGACCAGTATGACTGGTGGCGCTACCTGGTGAATAATGGATGTGATGGCCGGGATCTGGAGATTAAGGAATTGCTCGATAGCACTGATTTTGGAGAGAGCATCCGTCAGGTATCAGCTTTTGCAGCGCTGGCAGAATACGCAGAAAGCAGTGAGAAGAACGAAATGGATTTAAAAATTAAAGGCGGTAATCAGCAATTGGCTATAAAGCTGGCCAATGCTATTGGCCGGGAAAATATCCTGTTAGGTTGTACGGTTATGAAGGTGGATCAAGCTGATAAAGTAACGATTACCAGCGCTGATGGAAGACAATTTACCGCAGATAAATTAATCTGTGCCATCCCGACGTTTGCAATGTCGAAAATTAACTGGAGCCCGGTTTTGCCGCCAGAAAAATTACAGGCCATAAATGCTTTACAATATGCCCGCATCAATAAACACGCCGTGTTGTTTAAACGGCGGTTTTGGAAGGAAGATGGGTTTGATATGGTTACAGATCAGCTGCCCCATTATTTTTATCATGCAACAAAGGGGCAACCGGGTGCTGAAGGTGTATTAATTTCTTACAGCATAGGTGATAAGGCTGCGGTAGTAGCGAACCAGAATGATATAATGAATGCTCGCACCATCGCAGATACGCTCCAACCTCTTACAAAAGATGCAGCTTACCTCATACGTAAGCAGGTGAATTATTACTGGGGTAATGATGCTGTTTCCAGAGGAGCCTATGCTTTGTACGGTCCCGGTCAATGGTTTTCTTTGCGTCCCATATTGAGTCGCCCGTTCAAACATGTACATTTTGCCGGCGAACACCTGGCCGATTGGCAGGGCTTTATGGAAGGAGCTATTAATACCGGTGAAGAAGCAGCTTTCCAGATTATGAGTTAG
- a CDS encoding acyl-CoA thioesterase produces the protein MTLEEKLAQAETHVFKTVFPDSTNHHNTMFGGKILLMMTETAFMTATRFARKGFVIKSSEQVEFMRPIPASSLIELIGSVERVGTTSLRIRVDIFLEKMLEEGRDKVVTGSFTLVAINEHHKPVKII, from the coding sequence ATGACCCTTGAAGAAAAGTTAGCACAGGCAGAAACCCATGTTTTTAAAACCGTTTTTCCCGATAGTACCAACCATCATAACACGATGTTTGGTGGAAAGATATTGCTGATGATGACGGAAACCGCTTTTATGACGGCCACCCGGTTTGCCAGGAAAGGCTTTGTTATTAAAAGCAGCGAGCAGGTAGAATTTATGCGGCCAATTCCAGCTTCATCTTTAATTGAACTGATAGGAAGCGTAGAGCGGGTAGGTACAACAAGCCTGCGTATTCGTGTAGATATATTTCTTGAAAAAATGCTGGAGGAAGGCAGGGATAAGGTTGTCACCGGTTCATTTACTTTGGTTGCGATCAACGAACACCATAAACCTGTAAAAATTATTTGA
- a CDS encoding winged helix-turn-helix transcriptional regulator: protein MAITRNQEEELKALQDTLYFIGGKWRIPVINALCNGNRRFREIERSIPGITTRMLSKELKDMELNKLVKRTVYPDTPVLVEYEPTEYCRTFGAIIQSMIDWGRKHRKTILRKSS, encoded by the coding sequence ATGGCAATTACGCGGAACCAGGAAGAAGAATTAAAAGCGCTCCAGGACACCCTGTACTTTATCGGGGGTAAATGGCGCATACCTGTTATTAATGCGCTGTGCAATGGCAACAGGCGCTTTCGTGAAATAGAGCGCAGCATACCAGGCATTACCACGCGCATGTTATCAAAGGAATTAAAAGACATGGAGCTGAACAAGCTGGTGAAAAGAACCGTGTATCCCGACACGCCGGTTCTCGTGGAATACGAACCTACGGAATACTGCCGGACTTTTGGAGCAATCATTCAATCTATGATCGATTGGGGCAGGAAGCATCGCAAAACAATTTTACGGAAATCCTCATGA
- a CDS encoding SH3 domain-containing protein, with translation MSSFKYAAKNAAPIYESVVNDKGKKIINKILMGTYVTILEQQGNWYRVATAGPDGWIHSDNLTDYMGLKIFFLDVGQGDGVLIETGKYRLLIDAGPDNSMHSYLTKWQFRYLLDSDKKIHIDYVIISHFDTDHYKGLIKILDDNNFTFGTLIHPGILKFATKDNPYTTGLGNTIKHSGKTILTHVFDDLLNINEPHPFNRDTSNFMEALHKAHSEGRITATQRYEQGSSILNTTVEGKPFNIEVLAPFTENTPNGKGFMYWKDVGKTINGHSLVIKLYFGNRTVLLGGDLNTLSQEYLINQYGNDHPFEVDVAKSCHHGASDFTEKFMQLVNPYATVISSGDNEGYSHPRADAIGCAGKYSKSKRPLVYSTELARSTDINSNKILFGMINLRCNGSHIFMSQMKERKNDADLWDAYEIL, from the coding sequence ATGAGTTCCTTTAAATACGCTGCAAAAAATGCAGCGCCAATATATGAATCGGTAGTCAACGATAAAGGTAAAAAAATCATCAATAAAATATTGATGGGCACTTATGTCACGATACTGGAACAGCAGGGCAACTGGTACAGGGTTGCTACAGCTGGTCCTGATGGATGGATACACTCAGATAATCTAACCGACTATATGGGTCTTAAAATATTCTTCCTGGACGTCGGACAGGGAGATGGCGTACTGATAGAAACAGGCAAATATCGCCTGTTGATTGACGCGGGTCCCGATAACAGCATGCATAGCTATCTCACTAAATGGCAGTTCAGGTACCTGCTGGATTCCGATAAAAAGATCCATATAGATTATGTAATTATCAGTCATTTTGATACCGATCATTATAAAGGCCTTATCAAAATACTGGACGACAACAACTTTACCTTTGGTACCCTGATTCATCCCGGCATCCTAAAGTTTGCGACCAAAGACAATCCCTATACCACGGGGTTGGGTAACACCATTAAACATTCAGGCAAAACCATACTCACCCATGTTTTCGACGATCTGCTGAACATCAATGAACCCCATCCCTTTAACCGCGATACCTCCAATTTCATGGAAGCTTTACATAAAGCGCACAGCGAAGGTAGAATCACGGCTACTCAAAGATATGAGCAAGGATCCTCTATACTCAATACAACCGTCGAAGGGAAACCTTTTAACATCGAAGTGCTTGCTCCTTTTACGGAAAATACACCCAATGGAAAAGGCTTTATGTATTGGAAAGACGTTGGCAAAACCATCAACGGTCACAGCCTGGTGATTAAACTTTATTTTGGCAACAGAACCGTTTTGCTGGGCGGCGACCTCAATACGCTTTCCCAGGAATATCTCATAAACCAATACGGAAATGATCATCCCTTCGAAGTAGATGTAGCCAAATCCTGCCATCATGGAGCTTCCGACTTTACCGAAAAGTTCATGCAACTGGTAAATCCTTACGCCACGGTCATTTCATCCGGCGACAACGAAGGGTATAGTCACCCGCGAGCGGATGCCATTGGCTGCGCCGGTAAATATTCGAAAAGCAAGCGCCCACTGGTATATTCTACCGAACTGGCCCGGTCTACAGATATCAACAGTAACAAAATACTATTTGGAATGATCAACCTCCGTTGTAACGGAAGTCATATTTTCATGAGCCAGATGAAAGAACGAAAAAATGATGCAGACCTCTGGGATGCTTACGAGATCCTATAA
- a CDS encoding DUF2264 domain-containing protein: MQRRNFLRLSSLLGLAGSIPFSRSVAAEKENASSLAAPANDRAYWVSLLDKIATPVLLNMSKGELRKNMPVEYSATWDGRNKQVAYMEAFGRLIGGIAPFLALPVDGTAEGKVRARLLKQTQESLAHSVDPESPDYLFWGEGKTAQPLVDAAHIAQAFLYAPDALWKPLDEKTKQHYIHEFKTIRRIKPFKSNWLLFAAIIESFLLSIGEDIDASRIDNAIDQVNQWYVGDGWYSDGDQFHFDHYNGFVMHPMLVDVLRVNVAHGRRTAKEYETAYKRMQRYASFQERYISPEGSYLVVGRSSTYRVGAFQPLVKLALEQKLPKEIQPAQVRCALSRVMRRMFIPSTFTKTGWLTMGLVGGAQADLADYYSNTGSMYVTSLVFLALGLPVTDAFWSAPFTEWTQLKAWSGKPFPKDYAVGY; encoded by the coding sequence ATGCAAAGAAGGAATTTTTTAAGATTATCATCTTTATTAGGCTTAGCAGGCTCCATACCTTTTTCCAGGAGCGTAGCCGCAGAAAAAGAAAATGCATCCTCTTTAGCAGCACCCGCCAATGACCGAGCTTATTGGGTTTCGCTTTTAGATAAGATCGCAACACCGGTATTGCTGAACATGAGTAAAGGTGAACTGCGGAAAAATATGCCAGTGGAATATAGCGCTACATGGGACGGGCGCAATAAGCAGGTGGCTTATATGGAAGCGTTTGGGCGTTTGATCGGCGGTATTGCTCCCTTCCTGGCCTTACCTGTTGATGGCACTGCTGAGGGTAAAGTGCGTGCGCGATTATTAAAACAAACGCAGGAAAGTCTTGCTCATTCTGTAGATCCGGAGAGTCCCGATTATTTGTTTTGGGGAGAAGGAAAAACAGCTCAGCCGCTGGTAGATGCAGCACATATTGCACAGGCATTTTTATATGCACCCGATGCATTATGGAAACCGTTAGACGAGAAAACCAAACAGCATTATATTCATGAATTTAAAACGATCCGCCGGATAAAACCTTTTAAAAGCAACTGGTTATTATTTGCTGCCATTATTGAAAGCTTTTTGCTAAGCATTGGAGAAGATATAGATGCCTCAAGAATAGATAATGCTATTGACCAGGTGAACCAATGGTATGTGGGTGATGGCTGGTATAGCGACGGGGATCAGTTTCATTTTGATCATTACAACGGGTTTGTAATGCATCCCATGTTGGTAGATGTGTTGCGGGTAAATGTAGCACATGGCCGACGCACTGCAAAAGAATATGAGACCGCTTATAAACGTATGCAGCGTTATGCGTCGTTCCAGGAGCGTTATATATCACCCGAGGGGTCTTATCTTGTGGTAGGTCGATCCTCTACTTACCGGGTAGGCGCTTTTCAACCCCTGGTTAAATTAGCTTTAGAGCAAAAATTACCTAAGGAAATTCAACCGGCCCAGGTTCGTTGTGCGCTTAGCAGGGTAATGCGGCGTATGTTTATTCCATCAACTTTTACTAAAACAGGCTGGCTTACCATGGGCCTCGTTGGCGGCGCACAAGCTGATCTGGCCGATTATTATTCTAACACGGGTAGCATGTACGTAACATCTTTGGTGTTTCTCGCATTAGGACTTCCTGTTACCGATGCATTCTGGTCGGCTCCTTTTACAGAATGGACGCAGCTAAAAGCATGGTCGGGCAAGCCTTTTCCGAAGGACTATGCTGTGGGATATTAA
- a CDS encoding SDR family oxidoreductase, translating into MNHTLQHKVAVITGGNSGIGLAAAKELVAREATVLITGRRKEAVYKAAAETGTIPFIADQASLEDIEKLKEELQERFGKIDILFINAGITGGFASIADVSVENFDSVMNINFRGAYFTLSKLIPLLSDGASVVILSSIVAATYHPNSSVYQASKAALNSIAKTAAAELASRNIRVNIISPGPHKTEVMKKAGLDATTLEQINDQLVNSIPLKKMGDPADIAKLVAYLSGPEAGFITGSEIIVDGGMML; encoded by the coding sequence ATGAATCATACATTACAACACAAAGTAGCAGTCATTACAGGTGGTAACAGCGGTATCGGCCTGGCTGCAGCGAAAGAGCTGGTAGCGCGGGAGGCAACCGTATTGATTACCGGAAGAAGGAAAGAGGCTGTATATAAAGCGGCCGCAGAAACAGGGACCATCCCTTTTATAGCCGATCAGGCCAGTTTGGAGGATATTGAAAAATTGAAAGAGGAGCTGCAGGAGCGATTTGGTAAAATTGATATCCTGTTTATTAACGCGGGCATCACCGGCGGCTTTGCATCTATAGCAGACGTTTCTGTTGAAAATTTTGATTCGGTAATGAATATCAATTTCAGAGGGGCCTATTTTACATTGAGTAAGTTAATTCCCCTGTTGAGTGATGGCGCTTCGGTAGTGATCTTGTCGTCCATTGTAGCAGCTACTTACCACCCCAATAGTTCGGTTTACCAGGCCAGCAAAGCGGCGCTTAACTCCATAGCCAAAACGGCAGCAGCAGAACTGGCTTCCAGGAATATCAGGGTGAATATTATCAGTCCGGGGCCCCATAAAACAGAAGTGATGAAAAAAGCAGGACTAGATGCGACAACCCTGGAGCAGATCAATGATCAGCTGGTAAATTCCATCCCGTTGAAAAAAATGGGAGACCCTGCAGATATCGCAAAGCTGGTTGCTTATCTCTCCGGTCCTGAAGCTGGTTTTATTACCGGTTCGGAAATTATTGTAGATGGCGGTATGATGTTATAG
- a CDS encoding alpha-L-fucosidase yields MKKRIYKVTAILFWIVSCTSSQAQSWEGPKEKPNDHIDVKFGPLNKGKRTDADMQRFREYGLGQFIHWGVYAIAGGEWNGVKAPTASEWIRVWSGNTAPPNWQQTYDNLYKQFNPKNFDAKRWASQAKQMGARYMIITTKHHDGFCLWPSKYTGYTIAQTPYKKDIVKQLIDAYTAEGIDVYLYFSIIDWNNKDYRTSAPKTEEEKESYNRFLTFTRNQLFELMDNYPKMKGFWFDGTWDKAWINAYEWTYQLEKDLRNAHPGLIIGSRFRNDEHGKRHFDSNGDLLGDYEQGWERKLPAQYEWLNGNDWDCVMTIPPNGWGYIKDWSRFYTKTSYDLIDMLMHSVSMGGNFVLNFGPDGNGKMHTGEDKLAKELGDWMKLNGEAVYGATHAALAPSPYGYYTQKVNALYLTVFNRPVNNQIRLKIPRSATQVPEAASLLANKTSLKMKFVDIGIDLDKNVYFDITLPASFMSKDPFVIKIDTKTGKINALELEKAHM; encoded by the coding sequence ATGAAAAAAAGAATATATAAAGTAACGGCTATATTATTTTGGATTGTTTCCTGTACCAGTAGCCAGGCCCAATCCTGGGAAGGTCCTAAAGAAAAACCCAATGATCACATTGATGTAAAATTTGGTCCGCTAAACAAAGGAAAAAGAACCGACGCCGATATGCAGCGGTTTCGTGAATATGGCCTGGGACAATTTATACATTGGGGGGTATATGCCATTGCAGGTGGCGAATGGAATGGCGTAAAAGCTCCTACAGCCTCGGAATGGATAAGAGTATGGTCGGGTAATACCGCTCCCCCCAACTGGCAGCAGACCTATGATAATCTGTACAAGCAGTTCAACCCAAAAAATTTTGATGCGAAGCGATGGGCTAGCCAGGCAAAGCAAATGGGTGCCCGCTATATGATCATCACCACCAAACACCATGATGGTTTTTGCCTGTGGCCGAGCAAGTATACCGGTTATACGATTGCACAAACACCTTACAAAAAAGATATCGTTAAGCAATTGATAGATGCGTATACTGCCGAAGGAATCGACGTATATCTTTATTTTTCAATCATCGACTGGAACAATAAAGATTACAGAACTTCTGCACCTAAAACAGAAGAAGAAAAAGAATCCTATAATCGTTTTTTAACTTTTACACGCAACCAGTTATTTGAGTTAATGGATAATTATCCGAAGATGAAAGGATTTTGGTTCGACGGTACATGGGATAAGGCATGGATCAATGCTTATGAGTGGACCTACCAACTGGAAAAGGATTTGCGTAATGCGCATCCTGGTCTAATTATCGGGAGCCGTTTTAGAAACGATGAGCATGGTAAAAGACATTTTGACTCAAATGGCGACCTGTTGGGTGATTATGAGCAGGGTTGGGAGCGTAAGCTGCCGGCCCAGTACGAATGGCTGAATGGTAATGATTGGGATTGTGTAATGACCATACCGCCTAATGGTTGGGGATATATCAAAGACTGGTCGCGGTTTTATACCAAAACATCCTATGATTTAATTGATATGCTGATGCATTCGGTATCAATGGGTGGCAATTTTGTGCTTAATTTCGGTCCGGATGGAAACGGGAAAATGCATACCGGGGAAGATAAGCTGGCTAAAGAGCTGGGTGATTGGATGAAGCTCAATGGCGAGGCTGTTTACGGAGCTACCCACGCGGCACTGGCGCCTTCCCCGTATGGCTATTACACGCAAAAAGTAAATGCGTTATATCTAACTGTTTTTAACCGTCCGGTTAATAACCAGATCAGGTTAAAAATTCCAAGATCGGCAACCCAGGTGCCCGAGGCGGCAAGTCTATTGGCAAATAAAACATCTTTAAAAATGAAGTTCGTTGATATAGGTATCGATTTAGATAAAAATGTTTATTTTGATATTACCCTTCCCGCAAGCTTTATGAGTAAAGATCCTTTTGTAATTAAAATAGATACCAAAACGGGGAAGATCAATGCCCTTGAGCTGGAAAAAGCCCATATGTAG
- a CDS encoding ATP-binding cassette domain-containing protein → MDKGFIHIKGARENNLRNISLSVPKQKITIFTGVSGSGKSSIVFDTIASEAQRQLYENFTMFVRNFLPRYAPPHADAIENLSMPIVVDQKRLGGGSHSTVGTITDIAPVLRLLFSRVGQPFVGNSNVFSFNDPEGMCPECSGLGKKMGVKADSFLDKDKSLNEGAVQVPVFAAWENAMYQGSGLFDNDKKLRDYSAEEMDLLLYSKPLKVKMAFGGGEMNVTYQGVIEKFTKAFIKRDLKTMSERTQKKVAPYIGLQECPLCKGARLNQAVLNCRIAGKNIAELAALEVTELISILKDIEEPIAGPMLHTLKERLQHLVDIGLDYLSLDRETSTLSGGESQRIKMVKHLSSSLVDVMYIFDEPSVGLHPRDVHRLTDLLKKLRDKGNTVIVVEHDPDVIKVADHIVDVGPHAGKRGGTIMFEGSFEGLLSSATLTGQYMTQDAVVKKDIRKATGFLPVVDAHANNLHHVNVSIPVGVLTAVTGVAGSGKSSLIHHAFLQQYPDAIVINQSAVGTSTRSNPATYTGIMDDVRKVFAATNQVSASLFSFNSEGACENCQGAGVVYTDLAFLDGIKIPCEICQGRRFKEAVLAYTVDDKSIADVLDMTIREASGFFQQKEIQKKLKALLDVGLEYLSLGQPLSTLSGGECQRIKLASELHKKGSIYVMDEPTTGLHMSDIEHLLAIMNRLVDAGNTVIVIEHNVSVIRNADWIIDMGPEGGHKGGRVMFEGTPEALLKADDSLTSQYLR, encoded by the coding sequence ATGGATAAAGGATTTATACATATAAAAGGCGCCCGTGAAAACAACCTCAGGAACATTTCACTAAGCGTACCTAAACAAAAGATCACCATCTTTACCGGGGTATCCGGTTCAGGTAAATCATCCATTGTGTTTGATACTATTGCGTCGGAAGCACAGCGCCAGCTCTATGAGAACTTCACGATGTTTGTGCGCAATTTCCTGCCGCGGTATGCACCACCACATGCAGATGCAATTGAAAATTTAAGCATGCCGATTGTAGTGGACCAGAAGCGGTTAGGCGGAGGATCTCATTCAACCGTTGGTACGATCACCGATATAGCGCCTGTATTGCGATTGTTATTCTCCCGGGTGGGACAGCCTTTCGTTGGCAACTCAAATGTCTTTTCTTTTAATGATCCTGAAGGTATGTGCCCTGAATGTAGCGGCCTCGGTAAAAAAATGGGTGTAAAGGCAGACTCTTTTTTGGATAAGGATAAATCTTTGAATGAAGGCGCTGTTCAGGTGCCCGTGTTTGCTGCCTGGGAAAATGCGATGTACCAGGGATCGGGATTGTTCGATAACGATAAGAAACTGCGTGATTATTCTGCTGAAGAAATGGACTTGTTGTTGTATAGCAAACCTCTTAAGGTTAAAATGGCTTTTGGCGGTGGTGAAATGAATGTGACTTACCAGGGAGTTATCGAAAAATTCACCAAAGCGTTTATCAAGCGCGATCTTAAAACAATGTCGGAGCGCACCCAAAAAAAGGTGGCGCCCTATATCGGATTGCAGGAATGTCCGCTGTGCAAAGGAGCCCGTTTAAACCAGGCGGTATTGAACTGCAGGATCGCCGGCAAAAATATAGCGGAATTAGCTGCTTTGGAAGTGACGGAATTGATCAGCATTCTAAAAGATATTGAAGAACCGATCGCAGGTCCTATGCTGCACACCCTGAAAGAGCGCCTACAGCACCTGGTTGATATAGGATTGGATTATCTGAGCCTTGACCGGGAAACCAGCACACTTTCGGGCGGAGAATCACAGCGTATCAAAATGGTAAAGCACCTGAGCAGCAGCCTGGTAGACGTGATGTATATTTTTGATGAGCCCAGCGTTGGGTTGCATCCCCGGGATGTGCACCGGCTCACCGATCTGCTGAAAAAACTAAGGGACAAAGGCAATACGGTAATAGTGGTAGAGCATGACCCTGATGTTATAAAAGTGGCTGATCATATTGTAGACGTGGGGCCACATGCAGGTAAAAGGGGAGGAACCATTATGTTTGAAGGCAGCTTTGAAGGATTGTTGAGTTCAGCTACACTAACGGGGCAATATATGACGCAGGATGCTGTTGTTAAAAAAGATATTCGTAAGGCTACAGGCTTCTTACCTGTAGTTGATGCTCATGCCAATAACCTGCACCATGTAAATGTAAGTATTCCGGTGGGTGTACTCACGGCAGTTACCGGTGTAGCCGGATCAGGTAAAAGCTCTCTCATCCATCATGCTTTCCTGCAGCAATATCCGGATGCAATAGTGATTAATCAATCAGCTGTGGGTACGTCTACCCGTTCTAATCCTGCCACCTATACGGGTATAATGGATGATGTCCGTAAGGTGTTTGCTGCAACCAACCAGGTGAGTGCTTCTCTGTTCAGTTTTAATTCGGAAGGCGCCTGCGAAAACTGTCAGGGTGCCGGAGTAGTCTATACCGACCTGGCTTTCCTGGATGGAATTAAAATACCCTGTGAGATTTGCCAGGGCCGCCGTTTTAAGGAAGCTGTATTAGCTTATACGGTCGATGATAAATCTATAGCGGATGTGTTGGACATGACTATACGGGAAGCATCCGGCTTCTTTCAGCAAAAAGAAATCCAGAAAAAGCTAAAGGCATTGTTAGATGTAGGCTTGGAATACCTGAGTTTGGGACAGCCTTTGAGTACTTTGTCAGGGGGAGAGTGTCAGCGTATAAAACTGGCCAGCGAGCTGCATAAAAAGGGGAGCATTTATGTGATGGATGAGCCCACAACAGGTCTGCATATGTCAGATATTGAACACCTGTTAGCGATTATGAACCGGTTGGTGGATGCGGGTAACACCGTAATTGTTATCGAGCATAATGTAAGTGTGATCAGAAATGCCGATTGGATCATCGATATGGGACCTGAAGGAGGACATAAGGGCGGGCGGGTAATGTTTGAAGGAACACCGGAAGCTTTATTAAAGGCAGACGACTCTCTAACCAGCCAGTATCTCCGGTAA